The following coding sequences lie in one Chanos chanos chromosome 4, fChaCha1.1, whole genome shotgun sequence genomic window:
- the LOC115810485 gene encoding carbohydrate sulfotransferase 12-like, with translation MFWTEEESSIISTELHNQSLESQIWDKRYDWKNHTNPVPLELKQRQYARKKLIRDFCDRKDALSVPGMNRTLDDIPNSELENLIVDDRHGIIYCYIPKVGCTEWKRIMIVLSESLKVNGVPVKNPLDISHDDTHKRTSVVFLNRFSKQVMKEKLEKYKKFIFVRHPYVRLISAYRDKFVKENQEFYTRYGLHMLRKYGNNSRPPANVKVAHAAGILPSFSNFIQYVTDPETLKHGLFDEHWRQMYRLCHPCQINYDFIGKMETMEEDAAFLLHILHVDNIVKFPPSNINRTAESWVREWYANIPDEWKRKLSKIYERDFKLFGYSAPWQL, from the coding sequence ATGTTCTGGACTGAAGAAGAGAGCAGCATAATCTCTACAGAGTTGCATAATCAATCTTTGGAGTCACAAATATGGGACAAGAGATATGATTGGAAAAATCACACAAATCCAGTTCCTCTGGagctaaaacagagacagtatgCTAGGAAAAAGCTGATTCGTGACTTCTGCGACCGCAAGGATGCCTTGAGTGTTCCTGGGATGAACAGAACCCTAGATGACATTCCTAACAGTGAACTGGAGAACTTAATCGTGGATGATCGCCATGGAATCATCTACTGTTATATCCCAAAAGTTGGATGCACAGAGTGGAAACGTATCATGATTGTGCTGAGCGAGAGCCTGAAGGTAAATGGGGTTCCTGTTAAAAACCCTCTGGATATTTCACATGATGACACCCACAAAAGAACAAGTGTTGTTTTCCTCAACAGATTTTCAAAGCAAGTGATGAAAGAAAAGCTTGAGAAGtacaaaaagttcatttttgtcCGACATCCATATGTTAGACTCATCTCTGCGTACAGGGACAAGTTTGTTAAGGAAAACCAGGAATTCTATACAAGGTATGGTCTTCACATGTTGAGGAAATATGGCAATAACTCCAGGCCCCCTGCTAACGTAAAGGTTGCCCATGCTGCTGGTATTCTTCCATCTTTCTCAAACTTCATCCAGTATGTAACAGATCCTGAAACTTTGAAGCATGGACTTTTTGATGAACACTGGAGACAGATGTATCGCCTGTGTCACCCTTGTCAAATAAACTATGATTTTATCGGAAAGATGGAGACTATGGAGGAAGATGCTGCATTTTTGCTTCATATCCTACATGTAGATAATATTGTGAAGTTCCCACCAAGTAACATCAACAGAACAGCAGAATCCTGGGTGAGAGAGTGGTATGCAAACATTCCTGATGAATGGAAGAGAAAGCTGTCAAAAATCTATGAAAGAGACTTCAAACTGTTTGGATACTCTGCTCCTTGGCAGCTGTAA
- the LOC115810486 gene encoding carbohydrate sulfotransferase 12-like, which translates to MTRMKEQFWTTASKEEENSIISEEFENQFLDSKMGNKSPEWKNQTNPISLDLGQRQYIRRKLVHDFCHINGTLSSLEKNRTFYDIPKHELENLIVDDRHGIIYCYVPKVGCTQWKRVMIVLSETLKVNGVPYKNPLDISYDDTHVRTNLVFLNRFSKQVMKEKLEKYKKFIFVRHPYVRLISAYRDKFVKENQEFYTRYGVHMLRKYGNNSSPPAKVKVAHAAGILPSFSNFIQYVTDPETLKHGLFDEHWRQMYHLCHPCQINYDFIGKMETMEEDAAFLLHILHVDNIVKLPPGYTNRTAESWVREWYANIPDEWKRKLYKIYESDFKLFGYSDLGH; encoded by the exons ATGACACGAATGAAGGAACAG ttCTGGACCACAGCTTcaaaagaagaggagaataGCATCATTTCTGAAGAGTTTGAAAATCAATTTTTAGACTCAAAGATGGGGAACAAGAGTCCTGAGtggaaaaatcaaacaaatccaATTTCCCTGGACCTGGGACAGAGACAATATATCAGGAGGAAGCTGGTTCATGACTTCTGCCACATCAATGGCACCCTGAGTTCCcttgaaaagaacagaacattttACGATATTCCTAAGCATGAACTGGAAAACTTAATTGTGGATGACCGCCACGGAATTATCTACTGTTATGTTCCAAAAGTTGGATGCACACAGTGGAAACGTGTCATGATTGTGCTGAGTGAGACCCTGAAGGTAAATGGGGTTCCCTACAAAAATCCTTTGGATATTTCATATGATGACACCCACGTCAGAACAAACCTTGTTTTCCTCAACAGATTTTCAAAGCAAGTGATGAAAGAAAAGCTTGAGAAGtacaaaaagttcatttttgtcCGACATCCATATGTTAGACTCATCTCTGCGTACAGGGACAAGTTTGTTAAGGAAAACCAGGAATTCTACACGAGGTATGGTGTTCACATGTTGAGGAAATATGGCAATAACTCCAGCCCCCCTGCTAAAGTAAAGGTCGCCCATGCTGCTGGTATTCTTCCATCTTTCTCAAACTTCATCCAGTATGTAACAGATCCTGAAACTTTGAAGCATGGACTTTTTGATGAACACTGGAGACAGATGTATCACCTGTGTCACCCTTGTCAAATAAACTATGATTTTATCGGAAAGATGGAGACTATGGAGGAAGATGCTGCATTTTTGCTTCATATCCTACATGTAGATAATATTGTGAAGTTGCCACCGGGTTACACCAACAGAACAGCAGAATCCTGGGTGAGAGAGTGGTATGCAAACATTCCTGATGAGTGGAAGAGAAAGCTGTACAAAATCTATGAAAGTGACTTCAAACTGTTTGGATACTCCGATCTCGGGCATTAG